The proteins below come from a single Zea mays cultivar B73 chromosome 8, Zm-B73-REFERENCE-NAM-5.0, whole genome shotgun sequence genomic window:
- the LOC103634871 gene encoding transcription factor HY5 — protein MAAQEQEHEKQQAKTSTTSSLPSSSERSSSSAPNNLREGGVESDEEIRRVPELGGASASASASSGAGKEDGARAVAAGAQGHPPAAGKKRGRAPGDKEQNRLKRLLRNRVSAQQARERKKAYLTELEARAKDLELRNAELEQRVSTLQNENNTLRQILKNTTAHASKRSGGGGKGGDGGKKHHFAKS, from the exons ATGGCGGCGCAGGAGCAGGAGCACGAGAAGCAGCAGGCGAAGACGAGCACCACGAGCTCGCTCCCCTCCAGCAGCGAGCGCTCCTCCAGCTCCGCCCCCAACAACCTTAGGGAAGGAG GCGTGGAGAGCGACGAGGAGATACGGCGGGTGCCGGAGCTGGGCGgcgcgtcggcgtcggcgtcggccTCGTCGGGCGCGGGCAAGGAGGACGGCGCGCGGGCGGTGGCCGCGGGGGCGCAGGGGCACCCTCCGGCGGCCGGGAAGAAGCGCGGCCGCGCCCCGGGGGACAAGGAGCAGAACCGGCTGAAGCGGCTGCTGCGGAACCGCGTGTCGGCGCAGCAGGCGCGGGAGCGGAAGAAGGCGTACCTGACGGAGCTGGAGGCGCGGGCCAAGGACCTGGAGCTCCGCAATGCGGAGCTCGAGCAGCGGGTGTCCACGCTCCAGAACGAGAACAACACGCTCCGCCAG ATTCTGAAGAACACGACGGCGCACGCGAGCAagaggagcggcggcggcggcaagggtggAGACGGCGGCAAGAAGCACCACTTCGCCAAGAGCTAA